In Runella sp. SP2, the genomic window ACTTCACCTGGTACGACGGGGCCGCGTTCCGACATATCATTATAGCGCAAAAAACTACTAAAACTCACGCGCGCTTTTCTGGCCAACGACTCCACATTGTCATTACCACCCGCCATAATTCCAGGCAAACCGTTGATTTCGTACAAAAGCAGGTCATTGCTATATCCTTCTGCCCGCACAAGCACTGGAAAACCAATGTCTTTTTGGGTAAAATTATCACGCTGATTCGGTTTTTTGAATACCGACAAACGCGCACGTACTGTTTCGTACTGATTATTATTGACTGGCAACAACAAGGAATAATCTTTATCGCTAGGAATATCGTTGGTCGTTACCCAGCGATTTTGAGCGCGAAGGTTTGTTTCATCAACGGCAAATTCTTTGGCAATTCCTTCTAATGAGCGACCGCCTGCTTGTGGATACTCCAACAACACAAACTGGTTAGGCGACTGATAGCGTTCGATGGCTGACTCAATGGCTATTTTATGTGCCAAAAAGCGTAAAATATAACGGTCAGACTTGCCATCTAGCTTGATTTCGCGGGCATATCCCCATTCGGCGGGAATCGTTTTACTAATTCCACCCGCTCCCAAATAATACGAATACAATGACGCTACCCAGTTGTTAAACTGCGTATTGCTTTTTTTGAGGTACTTAGCGGCAGCTCGCGTTGACGAAGTAATGTTTTTACGCTCGTCTATCTGGTCATCTACACGCAGACCATAATCCAAGGCCGTTTCTTTCTTGAACTGCCAGAAACCTACCGCATTTGAAGCCGAGACTGCATCGGGCTGTAGGTTACTTTCTTGTACTGCCAAATATTTAAAATCGACGGGTACATCTTCGTCAATCAAAATCCCTTCAACAATAGGAAAAAACAGCAGGCACCGATCCAATTTTGCTTCCCAAAATTTTTTATTGCCCATAAGAGCTTTTACATCTGTCTGAACTACGGCCCGCGCATCTTCATCAAGCTGCACGTTCATCCCAGCAAAGCCAACGCTACGCGGTACAGTAGGCACGGCAGGGGCTTGCGCAACGACAAATCCTACCAAAAAGAATGAAAAAAGAGTGGTTAGGGCTACAATACGTTTCATTGTGGTTTCGGTTCGCTTCATAACTAATTTTTATATGCAATCATCAAGCCGTCGCGGATAGGCAAAAGTAGGTTGCTTACCCGTGGGTCGTTGTGTACTTTTTGATTAAAGTCTAAAAGGTTCTGCGTATCCTTATCTATTTTTTTGTCTGTTTGTACAACTTTTCCGCTCCAAAGCACATTATCGGCAATAATAACGCCGCCTGGGCGCACTTTGTCAATGACCAAATCGTAATAGAGCGCGTAGTTGAGTTTGTCGGCGTCAATAAACACCAAATCAAACGTATCGGGCAAGGTAGGAATCAATTCTACGGCATTGGCAATTCGGTAATCAATCTTGTTTTTATACGGAGATTTGTCAAAAAACGACCTCGTAAAACCCTCTAACTCTTCATTGACATCAATGGTTGTCAGAAGCCCATCTTCGGTTAATCCTTCCGCCAAACACAAGGCTGAATACCCTGTGTAGGTACCTATTTCGAGAACCCTGCGCGGGCGCATCATCGTAGAAAAAAGTGCCAGCAAACGGCCTTGCACATGCCCCGACAACATACGAGGTTGTAGAACTTTCGCGTGCGTTTCTCGATTGAGAAGAGCCAACAACGTACTTTCGGGCGAGGTATGCGCCTGCGAATATCCCTCTATGGCCTCTGACAAAAACTCCATTTAGTGTAGGTTGTTTAACAAATATAAACGGAAAAACGCCTAAAAGTATATAAAATGGGCTTTTTTCACAAGACAGTCGTTTGTTCGGGTTGTGAGCAACCCTCTTCACATGTTACTCTCAACCCGACTACTTGCCGTGGGGAGGGTTGCTCACAACCCGACTTTTACCCGACTACTTAGAATCCTCCTCAGGCACAAAACACAAGCTACTCCATTGGCTTTCGTCGAGCATTTCTTGGGCAATATCTTGGAGTTGTGAGGCAGTTACGGCTTCAATCTCCCGAAAAATTTCTTCCAACGAATCTATTTTCCCCGTATCCAAAATGCTCTTGGCCATCATCAGCATAAAGCTTTGATTACCTTCCTCCGACATCGCCAATTGCCCCATAAGTTGCTCTTTTAGATTACGAAGCTGGACAGGCGTAAGTGCTTTTTCGCGCACCTGGCGCAGCTCTCGATGTACCAATTGCATGGCACGGTCGAGATTTTTGGGTTCTGTCCCAAAAAACACGCCCAAAAAGCCTGTATCCAAAAAAGGTGCATAAGTAGCTTCAATTGAATAGACCAAGCCGTATTTCTCCCGAAGCGTCATGTTAAAACGGGAGTTCATACCAGGCCCACCGAGCAAGTTAATCAGCATAAAAAACGGCAAACGTTTTTCATCCATCAAGGCATAAGCTGGACGCCCCATCGCCACTTGGGTCTGGGTCATGCCACGTTGTACTCGCAAAGTTTGCGGCACATAAATATTCGGCGACGTACGAATCCGTTGGCTGGTTGAATGAGGAATATCGTAGAGGTATTTTTCAGCTTGCTTTACCGCTTTATTGAAGGGCAAATTACTCACCAAAGACACCACGATGCGTTCGGTATCCAGATTATCGGCAATAAAAGTCTGTAAATCGTGACGACCAAACGAGCGAACGCTTTCGGCCGTGCCGAGGATATTTTTGCCCAATTGATGGTTTTGAAACACCAATTCGTCAAAATCATCTTGGATGGCATCTTCTGGCGAGTCGTGGTACATGGCCATTTCTTCCAAAATTACCCCTCGCTCTTTCTCAATTTGTTTTTCGGGAAAAACCGAGTGGAACGTGATGTCAGACAACAATTCAATCGCTTTATCGCTGTGTGATGCCAACAATGACGCGTGAAAACATACCTTTTCTTTCGTCGTATAGGCATTCAACTCCCCTCCTACGGTTTCGAGGCGATTGATGATGTGGTACGATTTACGTTTTTGAGTTCCTTTGAAAGCCATGTGCTCCCAAAAGTGTGCGAGGCCCTGCTGGTGTGGTTGCTCATCCCGACTACCAATGTCGAGCATAATTCCCCAGTGAGCGATTTGGGTATGTGGTACTTGTTTGTGTACAACACGGATGCCATTAGGCAAGGTGTGTAAGCGGTATTCTTCCATTCTTTGCGATTATCACTTCTACAAAGGTAACAGTTTTTGGTGGATGTGGGTTTCGTCAATGCACCTTAAAGCCCGTTATTCCTTGAGATTTTGCAGTTTTATGCGTTGTTTTGAGGTTTAATCAGCACTTTTCCGAAAGTTTTAAAACAAAGAGGAAGGTTACAATTTAATAAACCGTATGGCATTTCAAAAACTTTCTATGGACGAACTCAACCGCCTGTCGGTCGAAGAGTTCAAGGCCGCCGCCAAACATTCCTTTGTATTTATCCTCGACGATATTCGTAGCCTCAACAACGTGGGTTCGGTTTTTCGCACGGCCGATGCCTTCAAGGCATCCAAAGTCTATTTGTGTGGACTAACAGGCACCCCTCCTCACCGCGACATTACCAAAACTGCCCTCGGCGCCGACGAATCGGTGGAATGGGAGCACGTGGAAGAAGTGCTTTCACTCATCGCCCGCCTCAAATCGGAAGGCTACGTAATTGTCGCCATCGAACAAGCCGAAGGGAGTACGCTTTTACAAGAGTTTAAACCCGTAGCTAACCAGTCATACGCGTTTATTTTGGGAAATGAAGTTTTTGGAGTCAACGAAGACGTTGTGAATCAAAGCGATATTTGTTTAGAAATCCCTCAATTTGGGACTAAACACTCGCTCAACGTATCTGTCACAGCTGGGATTGTGGCGTGGGATTATGTGTCTAAATCATTGGCTACAAATGTTTAACTGCTCCGCAACTAAGTTTTCATGTCACTATGCGCCTTATCATTGACCCACTAGGTGACGGCCATCATGACCTTTTCTTAAAAATCGACGTAATGCCAGGCCAACTCAAAATTGCTGACAGTTATTATCTTTTTGATTTTCTGGAAATTAGCCAAGAAGAAATAAAAGCCATAACACAACAAAAAATGACACCGATAGCCTACGGTGCCTTACGGCTAATCGACTATTGGGAAAGCCTTATTGGGCCAATGGCGAAAGGACAAACTTTATTCCTATTGTTTGATTTATCAGACCAGTACGTCGGAGGATTTCGAGTTACGAAAGTAAAATATGGGTATCAGTTTGAAGAGGTCTTTTCTGAACAAACAACAGGCTACGCTATCAATAAATCGACGCTTGACTCCGTTCTTCCTCTAACATCGCTTCAAACAAGCAAAAACTCTCCTGCTGGATGGCTGATTAGTGAAGAAAGGCTGCGAGAGGGGCTGAATTGGAGTAGAAAAGAAATTTTAAATTAAAATCCCTGACCAAAGTTTTTGTTTTAACGACATTTGTTGTATCTATTTGTAAAATCTTTTCTTTCAAACTATATCCTCTGTTATCCCAATGAAATCAGACAAGAAAAAAGCAGTGACCGATATTGCGCAGAAAATATCAGCTGCCCTTACCACCGAAAATGTTTCTAAAAAAATAGCCAAGGCGATTGAAAAAGCCTCTGAGAAATTGGCTAAAAAGCTCCTAAAAATCAGCAAAGAAGCAAAAAAAGCCCAAGAAGCTGCCGAAAAAGAAGCGGCAAAAAAAGCGAAGAAAGCTGCCGAAAAGGAAGCAAAAAAGGCTAAAAAAGAGACAAAGAAGAAAAAAGAACCAAAAGTAGTGACGCCCAAAGTGGAGGAGTCTGTAAAAGCCGTCACTCCTGAAGTGGCACCTGCTGCTCCCAAAGCACCAAAACCTGCGGCTGCTAAACCTGCGGCTCCTGCCAAACGCCCCGCTCCGAAGAGAGCCCCTGCTGCTTCGAAGCCAAAAGAATCGGATACGCTAGCCGAAAGCTAGTTTTCTCATTGACTTCTTAAAGACGGTCTGACTATCGTCTGACCTGGTCGCGGTCAGACGATAGTCAGACCATAAAACCACAACAAAGGTCAGACGATAGTCAGACCGTAAAACCACGGAAGCCTCCCAAAGACAATGCATCGCATCAAACTCTTTGGGAGGCTTTCGTTTATTGTTACCTTTTTTATTCTTGTTTTGGCTTCTTCGGCACAAAAACAGGCTTAGGTCTTGCCCCCGTTCCCCCAATGGGGGCTGTTGCGTCAGATTTTTCTTCCGTCGGCGGTGGACTATCGACTATGGACGATAGTCAGACCATAAAACCACAACAAAGGTCAGACGATAGTCAGACCGTAAAACCGCGAAAGCCTCCCAAAGACAATGCATCGCATCAAACTCTTTGGGAGGCTTTCGTTTATTGTTCCTTTTTTATTCTTGTTTTGGCTTCTTCGGCACAAAAACTGGCTTAGGTCTTGCCCCCGTTCCCCCAATGGGGGCTGTTGCGTCAGATTTTTCTTCCGTCGGCGGTGGACTATCGACTATGGACGATAGTCAGACCATAAAACCACAACAAAGGTCAGACGATAGTCAGACCGTAAAACCGCGAAAGCCTCCCAAAGACAATGCATCGCATCAAACTCTTTGGGAGGCTTTCGTTTATTGTTACTTTTTTATTCTTGTTTTGGCTTCTTTGGCACAAAAACAGGCTTAGGTCTTGCCCCCGTTCCCCCAATGGGGGCTGTTGCGTCAGATTTTTCCTCCGTCGGCTGTGGACTATCGACTGTGGACTGTGAATTAGATTTTTCTTCCGTCGTCGGTGGACTATCGACCGTGGACTGTGGACTTGAAATTAGCTTCTTCGGCACAAAAACTGGTTTCGGGCGAGCAGCAGGCTTTTCTTCCATCGTCGGTGGACTATCGACTGTGGACTCTGAATTAGATTTTTCTTCCGTCGTCGGTGGACTATCGACCGTGGACTCTGGACTTGAAATTGGCTTCTTCGGCACAAAAACAGGTTTCGGGCGAGCAGCAGGCTTTTCTTCCTTCGTCTGTTGACTATCGACCGTGGGCTCTGAACTTGAAATTAGCTTCTTCGGCACAAAAACTGGTTTCGGGCGAGCAGCAGGCTTTTCTTCCGTCGTCTGCGGATTTTCGACTATGGACTGTGAATTAGATTTTTCTTCCGTCGTCTGCGGACTATCGACCATGGACTGTGGACTTGAAATTAGCTTCTTCGGCGCAAAAACTGGTTTCGGGCGAGCAGCAGGCTTTTCTTCCGTCGTCTGTGGACTACCGACCGTGGACTGTGGACTTGAAATTGGCTTCTTCGGCACAAAAACAGGTTTCGGGCGAGCAGCAGGCTTTTCTTCCGTCGTCTGTTGACTATCGACTATGGACTGTGGACTTGATATTGGCTTTTTAGGTGCAAAAACTGGTTTCGGGCGAGCAGCAGGCTTTTCTTCCGTCGTCTGTTGACTATCGACAGTGGGCTCTGAACTTGAAATTGGCTTCTTCGGTGCAAAAACTGGTTTCGGGCGAGCAGCAGGCTTTTCTTCCGTCGGCTGTTGACTATCGACTGTGGACTGTGAATTAGATTTTTCTTCCGTCGGCGGTGGACTATCGACCGTGGACTGTGGACTTGAAATTGGCTTTTTAGGTGCAAAAGCAGGTTTGGGACGAGCAGCGGGGGTTTCTTCCGTCGTCTGTGGACTATCGACCGTGGACACAGGATTTGCCTTTTGCTTTTTCAACTCTTCCTTCTCCCGCATGAATTGCTCATACAAAGCTTTCTTTTCGTCAGCTTCCTCGGGCGAGAGATTTGAGTAATGATAATTCATGTCTCGCACATCAAACTCGCTATAATCGAAGGTTTTGGTCATGGTCAAACACTCCGTGGGGCAAACTGTCGTGCACAGGCCACAATAGCAGCATTTGGCCATGTCAATGTCAAACTTGGCCGCGTACAAGCGAATGGGTGAGCCATCAGATGCTTTTCCGACTTCTCCCGTTGCTTTAATTGGCTCAATATCAATACAATCGACGGGACAAACCTTGGCACATTTATCACAAACAATGCAATCATCCATTTCATTGTGTAAGCGATAGCGGCCATTATCGGGAATAGGCATCACCTCAAGTGGGTACTGCAACGTCACCATTCCTTCCTGTTCATTAAAATAACCACTTGTACCAACATTGTGGTTGCTTCGACGATTTCGCGCTTGCCACAGGTGCCTAAAGGTGAGCTTTAACCCTCCCAGAGTCGTACGAATACCGTCGTTGATATGTTCAAAATATGTTTTCAAAGAATTTGTTTTTAACTTTTCCCAAATCGTTTCAACCAATCCATTAACCTTTCAACATCAGCGCGGAGAAAAAGTTGCGTTCCTTCGTTCATGGTCGCAGCCGAACCGCAAGCCACCCCCCAGCGAATCATTTCGGAGTAAGTCAGTCCTTGGGTCAGTGCCCACGTCATTCCTGCTACCATGCTATCGCCCGCACCTACCGTACTGCGTTTCTGAACGGGTGGAGCGGGTACGTGCTCACACAGGTCTTTCGTCACCAAAATAGCTCCTTTAGGCCCCATTGATACAATCACAACTTCACATTTTCCGTCCCCAATGAGCATTCGAGCGGCATCATCCACGTCGTCGATTTGCAAATCTTTCGCACCGACCAACGCTTCCAGTTCTCCGATGTTGGGTTTCAACAAAAATACACCTTCGTCACAAGCAGCCCGAAGGGGTTCTCCCGAAGTATCTAACACCAGCCTTGCTCCTATTTCTTTGCTGATAGCCGCTACTTTTTCGTAAAAATTGACGTCCATTTGTGGAGGCAAGCTTCCACTTGCTACGATGTACTCAGCTTTTGATTGCCGTAATGTTTCCAAAACCGCCTCAGTTTCAGCCTCACTCAAAGCAGTTCCAGGCATCCCGAAACGATATTGAGCGTTGGTGGAAGTTTCGGCAACAATAAAATTCTCCCGCGTCCATTGTTCGGTCTGAATCACCTCACAATCAATCCCTTCTTGAGATACTAAATCGCGGAGAACTTGTCCTGAAGGACCACCCGTCGTAAAAATAGCGGTACTTTTTCCTCCCAATCGCTTAATCGCTTTGGAAACGTTAATACCTCCCCCTCCCGCATCAAAACGTGGCGTGTCACAACGCAGTTTTTGTTCTGGAATCAGTCGGTCGATGTGGGTGCTTTTATCTACCGCAGGGTTGACGGTTAGGGTGACTATTTTCATCGTGTGTTTTGTCGTTATTTTAGGATAATAGACTTATTTGGACGCCTTATTCCACTCCTCAATTTGAGCCAAAATATCTTGTTGCCCCACTCGTTTTTCCGACGAAGTAACAAAAATAAGCGGCAACTCTACCCACGTTTCTAAGAGGGTCTTTTTATAGTTTTCAAGTCGAGTTTGCAACTGGTTCGCAGTCAGTTTATCTGCTTTTGTAAACACCAAACAGAACGGCACGCCTTTTTCTCCCAGCTTTTGCATAAACTCAAGGTCTATTTTTTGGGGCTCGATGCGGGAATCAATAAGCACAAAAGTACACGTAAGGCTTTCACGGTTGAATAGATAATCGTCTATCATAATCGACCACTTTTGGCGTTCGGTTTGCGATACTTGGGCATATCCGTAGCCAGGCAAATCGACCAAATACCAAGCATCGTTTATCATAAAGTGATTGATTACCTGCGTTTTACCTGGCTTACCTGAGATTTTAGCAAGGTTTCCGTGGTTGGTAAGCGCATTGATAAGCGACGATTTACCCACATTCGACCGACCGATAAACGCGTATTCGGGACGGTCGGGCTTAGGGCATTGCTCATGCTGCGAAGAGCTTTTGACAAAAACAGCGGTTTTGATTTTCATAGTGCAAAATTACAAATAACTCACCAATGACGTCGGGATTTGTTTGTTTTGGCCAAATTAGTTTTCGTAAAACTCAATCGGAAGACCGTCGGGATCGGCGATAAAGAAAAAACGTTTGTGGGTAAATTCATCCACCCGAATCGCTTCACATTCAACACCTTTTTCGGTCAAATAGCCGTGCGCTTGCGAGACATCTGCCACACTAAAAGCCAAATGCCGCAGTCCAGCGGCTTCGGGGCGAGAAACCCGCGCAGGAGGATTCGGAAACGAAAACAACTCGATTTGATAATGGTCATTGATAGCCAAATCAAGTTTGTACGAATCGCGTTCGGCACGATACACTTCCGCGACTACCCTTAAACCCAACAATTGTGTATAAAAATGCTTTGAACGCTCATAATCGGAACAAATAATGGCTACGTGGTGAATGTTTTGAAGTGAAAGCATGTTGTTATTTTCCTTGTTTAAAACCTCGTTGGTTGTCTTTTGCTCAAATTTAAAAAAATTTAGCCATGCCCCATTTACCCGTTTACGACACTCGTCTGCAAGCCGCACCATTGGCCGAATACCTTCAAACACTGTATCCATTTTTAGACATAGTCGAAGCACGAATTCTCAAAACGGGTATTAATCATACGTACTTACTTCGCACAGCGACTGATTCGTACATTTTTCGGTTGTACTTTTATCAATGGCGCACTCGATTAGAAATCGAAGAAGAGGTTCGACTACTACTTCACTTAAAAGCATCAGAAGTACCTGTTTCCTACCCGATTGCCAACAAAAATGGGGTATATATCCAAGAAATAGAAGCACACGAAGGCTTACGTTTCGGCGTCCTTTTTTCATTTGCAGAAGGTGAGAAGGTTCGTTTTTTTAGCTCCGAACACAGCTACACCATCGGACAAGCGATGGCACGTTTTCACAAAGCAACTCAGAGCTTTGATTTACAACGCATTACATACAATTCTGAGATTTTACTCAAACAGTCATTGGGACGAATCCGAACGTTTTTTTCTCCCGATTCGGAAACCATGAAATACATTGAACGAATTGTTCCTTTGCTAACCGAAGTATTGGATTCAACCGACACAGCTTCGATTCGTGCGGGGGTCGTTCACCTCGACATTTGGTTTGACAACTTGAACATTGCTCCCGACGGAAAAGCGAGGTTCTTTGATTTTGATTTTTCGGGAAATGGCTGGCAATGCCTCGACTTAGCCTATTTCAACATTCAACTGTTTAATACCGAACCTGACACCCATCGCTACGAAGAAAAATTAGCTCGTTTTTGGGCGGGTTATGAAGCGATACAATCTGTATCTGACGAAGAAAAAGCGCTGATTCCTCCGCTTGCCGTGTGCATTTGGTTGTTTTACTTAGGTACCCAATGTCAACGCTACGACGACTGGTGCAACCTTTTTATCAGCGAAGATTACCTAAAACGCTTTATCGGCATGGCGCAGCGTTGGAGTGACAAGCATGGTTTGTTTGGAGAAGGGTAAATGGCAAAGGGGCAAGAGACAAAAGGCGAAGGGCAAGAGGCAAATAGGCAAAATTTTCTACTGTGTGAAGACTTTCCAAGTTTGAGTCTTGGAAAGTCTAAGTGAACAAAATAGCAAACAGCCAATCCTATTCTACCGAAAGCATTTTGGCATTCACTTCTTTTTCGATGGTGATATAGCCTGGGTAATTGATTTGTGAATTACCAATCCCTAAAGTAGGTCGTAGTTTGATGGTCAACTTAGAGGGTGTCGTGTTGGCTTTTCCAGACAAATTTTGCATCATATTGACGATGGCTTCGCGGGCTTTGCTGTCGGTAATAAACCGATACGCGTTGGTGGTCAGTTGCATCGGAACGCGGGTAGTTCCGCCTTTGGGTTGAACTTCAATACGTTGGTCGTACAGCCCCGTAAACAACTCATTTTCTGACAAAAACACCTTGTACTCAAACTGATTGATACCCGCCAAGTTTTTGGTTGGGTTGGTAATATCAAGGTTAAGACGGAGGTTAAGCGGGACATCTTTGGTCAATATCGCTAACCCTATTCTTGGCGACTGTGACAAATCAAGATTTTGTAGGCTTCTAACATCTACGCCTGCTAACGTAATATTATCGGCCGACGCAACAGTGTATCTGCAGTCGCCAAGGGTTTTTACTTCTGAAATCTGTTTCGTAACGGCGCAGCGCTGAAACAGGCCAATCAAGGCCAAAATCACTACCAAAAGGCTAATTCTTTTCATTCTAGTACGGATGTTTGATGTACCCAACGTTTATTAGCCCGTAAAATTGCGACCAAGAACAGTTACTGACAAATCTTTTGCAGCACTTTTTCCGTTGCCTCATCAAGTTGCTCTCGTTCCTCTTGGCTACGGTAAGTGGTTGCAAAAAGGCTGTCCATTGTTTTTGTAATTTTGTCGGCCAACTCTCCCGTCCGAATGGTATAACTTTCTTTCACCGAATCAATTTCTGCTATTTTCTCTGGTGACAGTCGAAGTTTATTTTTGGTCAACGAATCTTCCATAAACCGAATATCGTTGGCTACTTTAAAACGCTCTTCTTTCAATTGACGGGCTTGGCACTCCAATTGAGCCATAAGTTGAGCGTCGTTTTCCAGTTGGGCTTGGTTATTTTTTTGACAACCTAGCATCAACAAACTACCCAACATTACCCCCACTCCTATCAGTCTCTTCATCTTCATTAGGTGTAAAATACTATTTAACATTCTGTGGCCACTGAATCGCACTAAGTACATTGTTACCAATACCGCGCCCCATCAACAAGCCATTTTCGTTGTCCATTGCGTAGTGGATGCCACCGTACAAACGTGAATTGGCACATTCTTGGGCCATGGCTGAGAAGTTGGTAAACTTACGCGGCTGGAAACCATGCTGTACTTGCGAACGGTCAGTAAAGGTATAATTTCCGTCACCGTTGGTAAATAACTTGATAAAAATCCGCTCTCCAACGCCAATTTCCGTGGCATGTCCCGATGTGTAAGCAGGGAAAGCAGGAGTTCCAATCACCGTTTTAAAGGAAGGATCAATGTATTTTTGGATATAAGAAACTGGGCGAATCAAAGAATAATCGTATTTCGCTTTCCAACAAGCGATAAAAGCATCAATTTCGGCAATACCCAACATGGCATAGCCCACGACGGCCTTCTCAAGCGTAGCATTTGTTTCTTCCAACAGCTGAGTAAGAATGTTAAATGTGTGTCCCGTAGGCGTACAAGTAGCAAATGGATCATCGGCCCAAAACTTCGTAATTTCAACCTGCTCGGCCGTATTATTTTTCACCTGATTATACACGTCCAACGCTTCTTTGTAAAACGCAGAACTTTTATCTGTCGAAAAAGGAATGGGTTTTACTGGGTTGGCATAGGTCATATCAGAGGCCAAAATAGGGCGGCATTTAAACCAATAAGGACTCAGAGGCGTCGCATTGTTGGCATCAGTTGGCACCCATTTGTCCACCCCTGTTACGGGTGTAAAAGGTCGTGAAAACGGATTTAAGTACGAATCGTGCCCACCATCGGTCATCGAATATTCATAAATCGACTGCGAAACGGCCCGCCCATGCTTTACCGACTCATCAATCAACAACTTTGAGGTTGTTTTCAGAAAAGCCGCTAGGTTATCGGCTTCCATCTGGTTAATTTTTGCTAGGTTGTCGGCACTTAATTTTTTGTCAAACATCTTACGCATCATGTCAGCCACGGCGGCATTTACCACCGCCCCCCAATGATAACGTACATTGAGCGGAAGCGGCACGGGCATAGTTGCGGTCATCAAACGGTTGATTTGACCAGCCAACGGCTTTCCATTAGG contains:
- a CDS encoding vanadium-dependent haloperoxidase, which translates into the protein MKRLLCFALFVALLAGCTTTPEVVEPAKTNNVSDYSADFLREWMKLECRIVKETAGFLPPQASRAFGYVGITAYEAVYSGIPNGKPLAGQINRLMTATMPVPLPLNVRYHWGAVVNAAVADMMRKMFDKKLSADNLAKINQMEADNLAAFLKTTSKLLIDESVKHGRAVSQSIYEYSMTDGGHDSYLNPFSRPFTPVTGVDKWVPTDANNATPLSPYWFKCRPILASDMTYANPVKPIPFSTDKSSAFYKEALDVYNQVKNNTAEQVEITKFWADDPFATCTPTGHTFNILTQLLEETNATLEKAVVGYAMLGIAEIDAFIACWKAKYDYSLIRPVSYIQKYIDPSFKTVIGTPAFPAYTSGHATEIGVGERIFIKLFTNGDGNYTFTDRSQVQHGFQPRKFTNFSAMAQECANSRLYGGIHYAMDNENGLLMGRGIGNNVLSAIQWPQNVK